The Sulfitobacter sp. S223 genome has a window encoding:
- a CDS encoding FliM/FliN family flagellar motor C-terminal domain-containing protein has protein sequence MSAEQMTSLVQRKARSGREAHAARAMSLARALRLTAAKQGEKMMSLSLSALGVTRQTCSGDDLTSRLDETSLILLMDGPGTQVAAAVLDHVLVAGLIQQQTMGKVFVTPEGETPRANTSTDAALCAPFIEGLMRHAAPMPEEEADGILLKGYRFGVWAKTPRQAKLALDANDYQVIEITLDMAAGARVGKLSLILPEPRAPSAATEESEEGGSEAAPTATLGDTVLGLHAELTIALTRFKMPLQSVRALKVGEVLDLNLSSMAHALVIDANGRAISRGTLGQIDGKRALQVEQEQTRRYAEPRRRASDREGLDLPDVTAGIDVSPDQRSQHEPEDLGVPDVSDIDIFGDMDDLPELPDMEEAAEQADAQMERLKELEKEAAAGSRSQAG, from the coding sequence ATGAGCGCCGAGCAGATGACATCACTGGTACAGCGCAAGGCGCGCTCGGGGCGCGAGGCTCATGCCGCACGGGCGATGTCCTTGGCGCGCGCGCTGCGTCTGACCGCTGCAAAGCAGGGCGAAAAAATGATGTCTCTGTCGTTGAGTGCGCTTGGCGTGACGCGTCAAACATGCAGTGGCGATGATCTAACATCACGTCTGGATGAAACGTCGCTGATCCTGTTGATGGACGGTCCCGGTACGCAGGTTGCGGCGGCGGTGTTGGATCATGTGCTGGTGGCGGGGCTGATCCAGCAGCAAACCATGGGCAAGGTATTTGTCACTCCAGAGGGCGAAACGCCGCGTGCCAATACTTCAACCGATGCGGCACTTTGCGCGCCCTTTATCGAGGGATTGATGCGACATGCCGCACCAATGCCAGAAGAAGAGGCCGATGGCATACTATTGAAGGGCTACAGGTTTGGTGTTTGGGCAAAAACACCCCGCCAAGCCAAGTTGGCGCTGGACGCGAATGATTACCAAGTGATCGAGATCACGCTGGACATGGCAGCAGGTGCGCGGGTGGGGAAACTATCACTGATCCTGCCGGAGCCAAGAGCGCCATCTGCCGCGACCGAAGAATCCGAAGAGGGGGGCAGTGAAGCAGCGCCAACTGCTACCCTTGGGGATACCGTTCTGGGGCTGCATGCAGAGCTGACAATCGCGTTGACGCGATTCAAGATGCCCTTGCAATCTGTCAGAGCGCTCAAAGTAGGTGAAGTGCTGGATCTCAACCTTTCAAGTATGGCGCATGCGCTGGTTATTGACGCGAACGGGCGTGCTATCAGCCGGGGTACGCTTGGCCAGATCGATGGAAAGCGTGCTCTTCAGGTTGAGCAAGAACAAACCAGACGCTATGCAGAACCGCGCAGGCGCGCATCTGATCGTGAAGGCTTGGATCTGCCGGATGTGACTGCGGGGATTGATGTGTCGCCCGACCAAAGGTCACAGCACGAACCGGAGGACCTTGGCGTGCCGGATGTGTCGGATATCGATATTTTTGGCGATATGGATGACCTGCCCGAACTGCCCGACATGGAGGAAGCGGCAGAGCAAGCGGACGCGCAAATGGAGCGCCTGAAAGAGTTGGAGAAGGAAGCCGCCGCCGGATCGCGATCGCAGGCCGGTTGA
- a CDS encoding TIGR01244 family sulfur transferase — MDIRQLTPRYFVAPQISPEDMAAYKEAGIARILCNRPDEEVPPALGSEAMKAAAEAAGLEFAMQPLTHSTMTEENVMRNREIGLDKEGVTLAYCASGTRSSIAWALGQAGLQSADEIIKAAQSAGYDLENMRGYLQQHES, encoded by the coding sequence ATGGATATCAGACAACTCACCCCCCGCTATTTCGTCGCCCCGCAGATCTCTCCGGAGGATATGGCCGCCTACAAAGAAGCGGGAATAGCCCGGATTCTATGCAATCGGCCTGACGAAGAAGTGCCACCTGCGCTTGGGAGTGAAGCCATGAAGGCCGCTGCCGAAGCCGCCGGATTGGAGTTTGCGATGCAGCCTCTGACGCACTCGACAATGACCGAAGAAAACGTGATGCGGAACCGTGAGATCGGCCTTGATAAAGAAGGTGTCACGCTCGCCTATTGCGCTTCGGGCACCAGATCCAGCATCGCGTGGGCCCTTGGCCAAGCAGGTTTGCAGTCGGCTGATGAAATCATCAAGGCCGCGCAATCAGCTGGTTATGATCTTGAGAATATGCGCGGCTATCTACAGCAACACGAGAGCTAA